In Lactiplantibacillus pentosus, the sequence ATTTTCAACCAAACAGCCGGATTTGAACTGGGAAAATCCGGCGCTACGAACGGCAATCTATCAGATGATGACGTGGTGGCTGGAAAAAGGCGTGGATGGGTTTCGAATGGACGTCATCAACCAGATCTCTAAATTACCAGGCCTCCCAGATGGCCCCCTCAAGCCACATAGTCAATACGGCGACGCGCGAGTGACCAATGGCCCGCATGTGCATGAATTCTTACAAGAGATGAATCGACGCGTCTTGTTGCGCTTCGATATTATGACGGTCGGCGAGACTCATGATGTGACGCCGGCTGATGCCCGTAAATACGCCGGTAATGACCGCCATGAACTCGATATGGTCTTTGAATTTCAACATTTACGACTTGATAATAGCCAACACGGATTTGGTAAATGGAGTATCCGCAAGACGCCGCTGGTTGCGCTGAAACAAGTGATCAACGACTGGCAGACGGGGCTGGCTGGACAGGCTTGGAATAGTCTTTTCTGGAATAATCATGATACGCCACGCGCCGTGTCCCGCTTTGGTGATGACCGGCCGATGTATCGGGTGCGCTCAGCTAAAATGCTCGCGACTTGCCTGCACTTGCTGCAAGGGACCCCGTATATTTATCAAGGCGAGGAACTTGGGATGACGGATGCCCATTTTACAGACTTAGATAGCTATCGTGATATTGAAACGTTGAACGCCTATCGCGACTTAGTGACTGACCGGCATTTGCTGACGCATGCTGATATGATGGCCCGGCTTGCGGCGAGTTCTCGTGATAATTCACGGACACCAATGCAGTGGAATGCGACTGAAAATGCCGGTTTTAGCGATGCGCAACCGTGGATCAAAGTGAACCCGAACTACCAACAGATCAACGCTGAAGCTGCCTTAGCTGACCCTGATTCAGTGTGGTATTACTACCAGCAACTGATAAAATTACGGCACCACTATCCAATCGTCACGCTAGGTACGTTCAAACTATTACTGGCGGATGATTCGCAGGTGTTTATGTACGAGCGGCACTGGCAGGACCAGACTTGGC encodes:
- a CDS encoding glycoside hydrolase family 13 protein, which translates into the protein MTATIKWWQQAVVYQVYPRSFQDTNHDGIGDLKGVTAHLDYLQQLGVDVIWLNPIYRSPNDDNGYDISDYQQIAAEFGTMADFDDLLTAAHDHGIKVIMDLVVNHTSDEHPWFLQSRQSRDNQYRDFYFWRSGKGADQPNNWESAFGGSAWTYDEQTQQYYLHTFSTKQPDLNWENPALRTAIYQMMTWWLEKGVDGFRMDVINQISKLPGLPDGPLKPHSQYGDARVTNGPHVHEFLQEMNRRVLLRFDIMTVGETHDVTPADARKYAGNDRHELDMVFEFQHLRLDNSQHGFGKWSIRKTPLVALKQVINDWQTGLAGQAWNSLFWNNHDTPRAVSRFGDDRPMYRVRSAKMLATCLHLLQGTPYIYQGEELGMTDAHFTDLDSYRDIETLNAYRDLVTDRHLLTHADMMARLAASSRDNSRTPMQWNATENAGFSDAQPWIKVNPNYQQINAEAALADPDSVWYYYQQLIKLRHHYPIVTLGTFKLLLADDSQVFMYERHWQDQTWLIACNFTSETISRPLHQYLTADAKCLLSNYDDHQTDTLRPYEAWVYQLA